TGTTGACGAGAAACTGTGCGCCGTTGAGCACCAGGTCGCGTGCGAGGTACGGGTACGTGACCTCATAACAGATCATCACACCAAACACGTTGTTAGCGAGCGGGAAAACTGTCGATCGGGTTCCGGGGGTAAACTCGCTTGGCGCCTCGGCAGTATGGTTCGTGAAGGTTGGGAGGAACGGCAAGCTGTACTCCGCAAACGGCACAAGCTGTTTCTTGTCATAGACATCGACTAGCGCCCCGCCCGGAGCGAGCAAGTACGCAGAGTTATAGAAGTGCTGTACGCCGTCCTGTATCTGCGTACGCGGCGCGCCGAGCAGGAGAAAGGTGTTGAGTTCTTTGGTGAACCAATTCAACTGGGCGCGGAGACGTGGTTCTTGGTCGAGATGAAAACCAAGCGCGAACTCGGGCCAGATCACCGGTGCGGGTTGAACGGTACCAAGGTGGCGGCGGGTAAGCGAGAGATAGGTCAGGAGGGTACTCCCATAATACATGCGCTGCCAGCGTTGTTCCCCAGGGACATCCCCACGTACCAGGGCGACCGCTAGCGGAGCCTCTGATGGGGGGACCATGTAATGCCGCAGTTTCTGCACTCCATACCAGAGTGAGCAGAGAAACGTGACAGTGAAAGCGACCAGTGGTATCCAGGGAAAAGAAACTCTTGGTGATGTATCTCCCTGCTTTCGATAATACCCCGACGCTAGAATACCCTCTGTTACAATATCACTGCTGAGGGCGAGCAAAAACGAAAGTCCATAGACGCCGGTGATGTCTGCGATCTGAATGAACGAGAGTTGCTGGTACTGCGTATACCCCAACACACCCCATGAGAACCCGGTCACGAGTGTGGAGCGAACATACTCGCCACACACCCATAATGCCGGTACCGCAGACCACCGCAGCCACGTTGGGACGGTCCCCTGGGCAAAGGATCGTAACAGCATACACATCAAGGCAGAGACGATCCCCATGTACAGGCCACCAAAACACACATAGCTCAGGAACGTACAGATGACGTCAAGCGGAAAGGGTAGCGAGAAGTACGCTGCGATGGCGAAATGCACCCAGGCGGTGACACCGATACAAGCGAAGACGCCAAACAGTAAGCCAGCGACAAAGCCGGCTCGTGGAGATTTGCCGCGCAATACGAGGAACAACGGCGTGAGAGTGACCCACGCGGCGACGGACCATGCGTAGGGCGGATAGGCGAGGGTGTAGAGGCTTGCACCAA
This portion of the Deltaproteobacteria bacterium genome encodes:
- the lnt gene encoding apolipoprotein N-acyltransferase; translation: MTYSPARPLERNQSAGRLLIDKSDMVKPVESSVPLLWSFSYRRRCQSFAMTKARLISLRDILLLVVGASLYTLAYPPYAWSVAAWVTLTPLFLVLRGKSPRAGFVAGLLFGVFACIGVTAWVHFAIAAYFSLPFPLDVICTFLSYVCFGGLYMGIVSALMCMLLRSFAQGTVPTWLRWSAVPALWVCGEYVRSTLVTGFSWGVLGYTQYQQLSFIQIADITGVYGLSFLLALSSDIVTEGILASGYYRKQGDTSPRVSFPWIPLVAFTVTFLCSLWYGVQKLRHYMVPPSEAPLAVALVRGDVPGEQRWQRMYYGSTLLTYLSLTRRHLGTVQPAPVIWPEFALGFHLDQEPRLRAQLNWFTKELNTFLLLGAPRTQIQDGVQHFYNSAYLLAPGGALVDVYDKKQLVPFAEYSLPFLPTFTNHTAEAPSEFTPGTRSTVFPLANNVFGVMICYEVTYPYLARDLVLNGAQFLVNIANDTWLNAGGEVAATQHFALAVFRAVENRRVLVHVATQGISGFVDPSGRPSQESAAHEGVLIGNVAPHDTKTIYTHYGDWFVWLSAGVALATLLWPVRSRYRQEKRP